The Virgibacillus siamensis sequence CAGTAAAAAAATGATAAAAGGCAGTAACGCAAAAGGATTTCCTTTATTAATTTTTGTTGTGTTCATTCCAATCTCCCCCTTGATGAATGTAAGTGTGTTAGGAATTCTGGGGTTATTGCTATCATGTCGATTCAACATCTGGACTGTGCAATAAAACCTGTACAAAAACAAAAAACCTTCCGTCTTGGAAGGAGATTATAGAATATCTTATCTTCCAAAACGCATATATAGCGGTTTGCTGGAATTGGCACCTTGCAGTTATTTGCGCAGGTTGCCGGGCTTCACAGGGCCAGATCCCTCAGCCACTCTGGATAAGTGGTGTATTTAATTGGATGATAGTCAGTTTAGTACAATTCATGAAATGTGTCAATCGTAATATGTTGAAAATGGGGGGAGTGTCATGAAGGTACGGAATAAATTGCCGAAGATGAATGAAGCTGTACATGTGGAACTGATTCAAAATGGCTGGAAGGAAATGAAAGTACCCCAAAGTTTGACAGTGGCTATTCTTTTATCAATTCCGTTTATGATACTGAATGGAATTGCAGCCCTTTGGATGATAAATCTTTTTTCCGGTATTACATTAAATGAATTTGGTATGACAACGCAGCAGGATTCATTAACAATTACCGTTAACCTGGGAATTATACTCTTAATATTCTTATTGGTCTTCATCCATGAATTACTCCATTTGATTTTCATACCAAACTTTCTCAGATCCGAAAACACGACGATTGGACTCACACTATTTGGCGGGTATGTAGCAACGGAAGAAGTGATTACAAAATCGAGGTACATCATTATTACTGTTGCTCCTTTTATTATTATTTCCATGCTATTACCAATGGTGCTGGGAATAATTGGAGCACTAACACCATCCATGAAGCTTCTGATATTCGTTAACGCTATGGCATCGTCAGTTGATATCCTGAATCTCATGTTCATATTAATCAACATTCCAAGGAAAGCCATCATAACAAATAACGGGACAAAAACTTATTGGAAACGAAGTAATTAACTGTGATTTAAAGCCCGATAAAAGAAAAAATTGAAATTGATAGTTCAGATTAATGCCGGGGTGGTTATTTTTTCTGTGGATGTTATGCTTTATGTTAGATGAATTTTTAGAAAGCCGTGTTACTCTTCAAAGGCCAAGTAACGCGGCTGTACTGGTTTATATATGTGAAATTCAGGAGGAAAATAAAGTATGGATAATTATACGGTAAACACAGTTAAAGCACGTCCGGAATTAGTAGATGAATTCGATAAATTACATGGATTGGGCTGGGTAAAGTATATGAGCCAGGATCCCGTTGGTGTAACGTATTGGAGAAAATTATTTTCCTGCTTTCCCGAATTTCAATATCTTTTGTTCAATAAAGAATCACACCCTGTGGCGTGCGGTAATGCTATTCCATTTGATTGGGATGGTAGTGATGCGACTCTGCCGTCCGGTTGGGATGGTGTTTTTGAGAAAGGAATGACAGATTACAAATATCATAAATCCCCAAATTCGCTTTCAGCTCTGGCGATTGTCATTCACCCGGATTTCAGGGGGAAGGGGCTGAGTGGATTGATGGTCAGGGAAATGAAGGCTTTGGCTGTTGAACATAATCTGGATAAAATGGTCGCCCCTGTCAGGCCATCC is a genomic window containing:
- a CDS encoding DUF3267 domain-containing protein, which translates into the protein MKVRNKLPKMNEAVHVELIQNGWKEMKVPQSLTVAILLSIPFMILNGIAALWMINLFSGITLNEFGMTTQQDSLTITVNLGIILLIFLLVFIHELLHLIFIPNFLRSENTTIGLTLFGGYVATEEVITKSRYIIITVAPFIIISMLLPMVLGIIGALTPSMKLLIFVNAMASSVDILNLMFILINIPRKAIITNNGTKTYWKRSN
- a CDS encoding GNAT family N-acetyltransferase codes for the protein MDNYTVNTVKARPELVDEFDKLHGLGWVKYMSQDPVGVTYWRKLFSCFPEFQYLLFNKESHPVACGNAIPFDWDGSDATLPSGWDGVFEKGMTDYKYHKSPNSLSALAIVIHPDFRGKGLSGLMVREMKALAVEHNLDKMVAPVRPSSKSKYPLIPMDEYITWLREDATPFDPWIRTHYKSGASIIKVAERSMVIPASVKKWEDWTGLKLPASGRYVIKDGLVPLNVDIAADKGVYIEPNVWMRHYLDY